The window AAAAATTGTAAAGCGACTAATCTTATTTTAGATGACAAATTATTAAATGCCAATCCATGTTAAGAAAATGTTACTCCATATGCAGATACCATTTCTTTAGAAACCTGCTTTATCTCCTGCTCTTCTGATTTTGGATAAATCAATAGCACATGCCCATCATCAACTACAATAAAATTATCCAGTCCCCTAATAACCGCTGCTTTATCCACCGGTAGATTGATGATGCAGTTAGTTGTCTCTTTTAAATTAATTTGCGTACAATTTAAAACATTCTCATTTTCATCCTTATCTGCAACGGCATGTAAGGATGCCCAGGTGCCTAAATCAGACCAACCAATATCTGCAGGAATGGTGTATACGTTATCTGCCTTTTCCAGGATGGCATAATCTATAGAAATATTAGGGCTTAACGGATAATTTTCCTTTATGAAATTACTTTCTTCATCCGTATTATAAAAAGCCTGTCCTTTATCAAATAAAGCCGTAATATCAGGTGCATATTTAGCCAAAGCAGCTTTTAGTGATTTCGCTGACCAGATAAAAATACCTGCATTCCATACATAATCTCCACTAGATAAGTATTCCTTTGCTTTTTCAAGCACAGGCTTCTCCATAAAAGCAGATACTTTTTTTATTTCAAAAGTTTCAGCTTCTAGTCTTTGATCATTGTTCTTTGTTCCTTGATCATATTTAATGTAACCGTATCCCGTATCTGGCTTAGTTGGTGTAATTCCTAACGTAACCAATGCGTTATTACCTTTGCTGAAAGCTAAAGCTAAAGCAAGCTTCTCCAAGAAAACATTCTCTTTTAAAATCAGGTGATCTGATGGTGCAACAATGATATTGGCTTGAGGATTTAGCTGTGCTATTTTAAAAGCAGCGTAAGCAATACAAGGTGCTGTATTGTTACGACTTGGTTCTAATAATATATTATTATTTAAAATATCAGGTAATTGTTCTTGAACTAAACCTGAATACGATTCATTAGTTAATATAAAGATTCTTTCATTCGGGCAGATATTTAAAAACCGCTCGTACGTTAACTGTAATAAAGATTTTCCTGTACCCAGGATATCAATAAACTGTTTCGGGAAGTGATTACGGCTTTTAGGCCAAAAACGGGAGCCTACACCACCCGCCATAATTAACACGTAGGTGCTTTGATTTTGATTCATAATTTAAAATAGAGCTGTTCTTTCGCACTCAGTATACCAGTCAGCAATAGCCTCCTTTAATGTAAATTGCAATTTATAAGGTGATTTACTTAGTTTTTCTCCTGAAATATTAGTAGAAATCATCAATTTCTTAACCCGATCTGGATGAATGCCACTAATATTCTTACCCAATACCCTCGCTCCAAAATAAGCTGAGCCTGCTGCCGTTGTCAATGCCCATCCAGGAACTAGTACTTTAGGAGGATGAATGTCGGTTGCACTTGCAATGGTAACACAAATATCTTCAATGGTTGGTGCAGGGTAATATGATAAATTATAGGTTTGGTGCCCTGGTTTCTCATTTAACGCCGTTTCAAATAAAATCCTTACCACATCCTTTACATACACAGCTGCTTTAATAGTGTCCTTCCTCCCTGGATAAAAGAAAAAACCTTTCTTCATCGAATTATAAAGACGTGTAAAATTGCCACCCTCTTGTTTGCCAAAAACCACTCCCGGCCTAACAATAATTAATTTCCTATTTGCGGGATCTTCCGCCTGCCAGAGTTTATGGACATATTCTGCAGTTAGCTTAGATATTCCATAAGGCGTAGTAGGCATTGGTAAAGTTTCTTCCGTCTTAAAATTCTCAGATGGACCGTAAGGCGCTATAGAGCTGGTAAAAACAATGGTTTGGATATTATTTTCTCTAGCAAAATTGCAAACATTCTGAGCACCAAATATATTCACCTCAAAGTATTCATGATCCGGGTGCCCAGGCGTAGTATGAACCGCTGCGAGGTTATAAATTATACTATCTGGTATATTAGAAATATTCAAGTGAATTTCCTTTGTCACATCTAATACTTCGAAATCATCACTTACTTTTTTCTTAATGTCAAAAGAGTAAACACTTTCATGTTTATTCTGCGCTATAATATGCCTTTTGAGGTGGGTTCCAATAAAACCTGAGCCCCCAAATATCAAATGATTCATATATTTAAATTTACTTATCCCAATAACTCCTGTGCATCGAAAAAGATTTCTTCTGTTTCAATGTTAATCTTTGATGCATCATCCCTAACTTATAACCTATAAATTTAGCGCCTATAGAGGCGATCATCTTTGGGAATACAAAAATATTATGTGTAAATACATATTTTAATTCTGATTTTAAATATTTTAAGCCTTCTCCACCTGCTGTACCAAATTTTTCCAATAACCAGGAATTAGTTGAATGAAATACTCCGATATCAAAATACCTTTTAAATTCTTCTGAAACCTTATAATCATGAGAATGATAAGCTTTAGCTTCTGCGACATAGGCAATATGCCAACCCTTTAATAACATTTGCCCGCCAACAATCACATCCTCAGCAAAAATAGTATGGCTAGGAAAACCTTTCACCTCTTCAAGTGCCGATCGCCTGTAAGCAGCAAAAGAATTAGAACACGACGCTGTTTTTATTCCTAGCTTATCCCGATCCTCAAATTTTTTAACAATAGATTGTGTAGTATAATTAAACAAGCGTGCATGTGTTTCTAAAACCTTTGCACCTTCATGGGGTAATTGTCTACCATATGCTAATCCCACCTTTATATTGCTAAAAGCATTAACTAAGTGTTCAATAGAAAATTCATCCATTAATATACAATCTTGAGTCAGGTAAACTAAGATATCACAGTCAAGAGCAGCCTCAGATAAAAGCTGTCTTGCATATCCATG is drawn from Pedobacter mucosus and contains these coding sequences:
- a CDS encoding mannose-1-phosphate guanylyltransferase — protein: MNQNQSTYVLIMAGGVGSRFWPKSRNHFPKQFIDILGTGKSLLQLTYERFLNICPNERIFILTNESYSGLVQEQLPDILNNNILLEPSRNNTAPCIAYAAFKIAQLNPQANIIVAPSDHLILKENVFLEKLALALAFSKGNNALVTLGITPTKPDTGYGYIKYDQGTKNNDQRLEAETFEIKKVSAFMEKPVLEKAKEYLSSGDYVWNAGIFIWSAKSLKAALAKYAPDITALFDKGQAFYNTDEESNFIKENYPLSPNISIDYAILEKADNVYTIPADIGWSDLGTWASLHAVADKDENENVLNCTQINLKETTNCIINLPVDKAAVIRGLDNFIVVDDGHVLLIYPKSEEQEIKQVSKEMVSAYGVTFS
- a CDS encoding NAD-dependent epimerase/dehydratase family protein, producing the protein MNHLIFGGSGFIGTHLKRHIIAQNKHESVYSFDIKKKVSDDFEVLDVTKEIHLNISNIPDSIIYNLAAVHTTPGHPDHEYFEVNIFGAQNVCNFARENNIQTIVFTSSIAPYGPSENFKTEETLPMPTTPYGISKLTAEYVHKLWQAEDPANRKLIIVRPGVVFGKQEGGNFTRLYNSMKKGFFFYPGRKDTIKAAVYVKDVVRILFETALNEKPGHQTYNLSYYPAPTIEDICVTIASATDIHPPKVLVPGWALTTAAGSAYFGARVLGKNISGIHPDRVKKLMISTNISGEKLSKSPYKLQFTLKEAIADWYTECERTALF
- a CDS encoding glycosyltransferase family 2 protein: MIINKSLNIALLIPTLNAGSDWQKILDKVSVQSIVIKRKIILDSGSTDETIRQSKLFGFEVITINKKDFDHGYARQLLSEAALDCDILVYLTQDCILMDEFSIEHLVNAFSNIKVGLAYGRQLPHEGAKVLETHARLFNYTTQSIVKKFEDRDKLGIKTASCSNSFAAYRRSALEEVKGFPSHTIFAEDVIVGGQMLLKGWHIAYVAEAKAYHSHDYKVSEEFKRYFDIGVFHSTNSWLLEKFGTAGGEGLKYLKSELKYVFTHNIFVFPKMIASIGAKFIGYKLGMMHQRLTLKQKKSFSMHRSYWDK